GCCCCAAGCCCAATTAACCGATTTTGTGCTTACAATCCCATTCTTACCTCACCCATCGAGGGAGTTGGCGAGGACTTATTGAGGGGGTTCGCATAGATAATCGATTTCGCTCGCGTGGTTTCGGGAAAATGTTATTTGAATGGGCAATGATGCGGGCACGGGAGCGAAATTGCCGCATGGTTCAGCTTACGACCGATAAATTACGTCCAAGGGCTAAGCAATTTTATGAGTCCTTAGGCTTTATAGCCTCGCACGAAGGGATGAAACTTCAGCTGTCCTAGCTAAGACTTGATTTTTACGCTTTAGGTAATTTTAGCCTTCAGCCTGGCTATATCTTCTAACAAATTTCTACGCATTCTCTGAAAATCTTTCTGATAAAGTTGCAAAATGTATATGAAATAATCTGTGCTCACTCCTCTTGTTAAGTCGCTCAGCTCTCTATCGATCCTTTCTTGGATTTGCTTTGCATTCATACTCGCAAAGTTGGCCAAGCCCATTGTGCTGTCTTTTTGTAAATTTCTAATTACATTCAATGCAATTTGCGATTTCATCGTATCCAAATTCGCCATGGCGTTGCGTTGAGCATCCGTCATCAACCAAGTTGGCCTTTTGCTTAAAAAAGCACCCGTGATCCCATCTAAACCTTTTTTATTTTGTAGCAGCTTATCAATATAGAATAAAGCATTATCGGCCAACAATAAGTCAGTTTTTTTCCCGGCCAAATCTTGGTGCAATTTTTCTTCTAATTTTTCTTGCTGCGCTTTTAATCTTTGCTGACGACTCTCTAGCAGAGCGCGTTTATAGTTAATTTCTACTCGTTTGAGTTCAATCTCAAGCTCCTCCTGATTAAGAGACGAGCTGACTTCCGTCTTTGCTTTTTGCGCAAGAGCTAATTTTAAATTGATTTGTGCTTTTTGAGTTTTGTGAAAAGAATCAACTATCGTTGGGTTACCGGGGCGAATATTGCCGGTGGCTCTGTTCATGACATAAACTGTTTCAGCAATATTTCTATATGGCTCATAAATTTCACCCGACGCAATCGAAACTAGCCGGTTTTGCAAATCAAGGCCCTGCGAGTCAGGGGGAATCGCCTGGTAAGCTTCGCTCATCAGCGCTTGCCTTTGAGCCTCTTTTATCAATTTTGTGGAACCCGTTTGCTGAAACACTTTGTAGCCTAGACGTAACGCTTGTGCGTAATGCGGATCACGTTGTGCTAATGCTTGGAAATCTGGGTCGTTATCCAGCCAGTGATCAATATTTTTTCTATTGTTTAGTGTGTAATTTAGTGCATCTGCTTCAGCTAAATCTTGTTCTGTTTGCGTTTGCGCATAGGTGTGTTGCGCATCGGCTAGTCTAATCTGTGTCTGGTTTTGCTTTGGGGAATGAGGAGCAATAACATTAGCTTGGAGAAATACATTCAGATTAGGACCAACCGGTTCGCTAGCTAAGCCAATTAATGATGTAAGCGTAGTAAAAAAGAAGAGCGCGGTCTTCTTAATAGGGGCCCTTAGTTGTTTAATATCCATACATCCTTTCACATATCTATATCTAGATTAAAAAAGACTATATAAGCTAAGAAATCTAACCGTGCTCACTAACTTTCAGTGTAGGTAGAGTTTAAATACATGGGTAGCGCAGCTACATGCCCGCGCACACCCGTTTTTAGGCTTGCAACGCTTGAATAATAGTTTCAAGTTTAGCGCTATCCACTGCAAATTGACGAATGCCTTCAGCCAGTTTTTCAGTTGCCATGGCGTTGTCATTAAGCTGATAACGAAACGCTGATTCGTCTAATGTAATGCGTTCTAGCGGTTCGTTGGCAGAACTCGGTGGTGTAAGTTTGCGCTCAAGCGCGATTGTGCTGGTTTGGAGCTGCTCGAGTAATGGCGGGCTGATGGTGAGTAGATCGCAGCCGGCAAGTTCGATGATTTGCGTAGTTGAGCGAAAGCTTGCGCCCATCACTTCTGTAGCGTAGCCGAATTGTTTGTAATAATTATAAATCTGCTTGACAGAGCGTACGCCAGGATCGTTGGCTCCGCTATTTTTCTGTTCATCCCATGCTACGCCTGCATGGGTTTTATGCCAATCATAAATCCGACCAACGAAGGGCGAGATTAAGCGAGCGCCTGCTGCGGCGCATGCAATCGCCTGTTCCAGCGAAAAAACCAGTGTCATATTACAGTGGATGCCCGCTTGCTCCAGTTGTTCGGCAGCACGTATGCCTTCCCAGGTGGCGGCGATTTTTATTAACACGCGCTCACGTGCGATTCCCGCGGCTTCATATAATGCAATCAATTGACGTGCTTTGGCGACAGTCGCGGCAGTATTAAACGATAAACGAGCATCGACTTCGGTTGATACGCGACCTGGAATAAGCGCCAGAATTTCCGTGCCAAAAGCGATGAGTAATTGATTCATGATGGAATCAATGCCTTGATGGCGATGATCATTCACGATCTTAACCAAGAGCGGGCGATATTGATTTTGCTGGGCCGCTTTTAAGATAAGTGAGGGATTGGTTGTGGCTT
The Mycoavidus cysteinexigens genome window above contains:
- the tal gene encoding transaldolase → MMTTLDALRKYTTVVADTGDFQLLKQYQPHEATTNPSLILKAAQQNQYRPLLVKIVNDHRHQGIDSIMNQLLIAFGTEILALIPGRVSTEVDARLSFNTAATVAKARQLIALYEAAGIARERVLIKIAATWEGIRAAEQLEQAGIHCNMTLVFSLEQAIACAAAGARLISPFVGRIYDWHKTHAGVAWDEQKNSGANDPGVRSVKQIYNYYKQFGYATEVMGASFRSTTQIIELAGCDLLTISPPLLEQLQTSTIALERKLTPPSSANEPLERITLDESAFRYQLNDNAMATEKLAEGIRQFAVDSAKLETIIQALQA
- a CDS encoding GNAT family N-acetyltransferase, encoding MCLQSHSYLTHRGSWRGLIEGVRIDNRFRSRGFGKMLFEWAMMRARERNCRMVQLTTDKLRPRAKQFYESLGFIASHEGMKLQLS